CTCTTGACCCGTCGCGCATCCGATTTTCATCCCTTCAACCATTTCCCTAATCTGGTGCGCAACGGGTCTCATTAGCGGATATTGTCGGGACGTGGTAATGAAATATCCCCAACTGCAACAACTGGCTCTTGGGACTGTTCAATAGCTTGGATAACACCTGCAACAATTTCTTCATGGGTTAACCAACGATGGCCTTGTGACGTGTTCAGGTAACCTAAAATCACACGCTGAACCAGACAGGTTCGGGGAAGTTGTATATCAGTCATTGTCCCTTGCCTAGCACTACTAATAATATCAATGAGTCTCCAAAAATCATGACGATATGCCGTAATTTCCTCTGCAATAGCCAAAAGCACAGGATTTTTGGGTTCATGAATCCAACTCACCACCAAATCGATAGGACCTTGCATTAACTGGATATGTTGGATCCATTTATGCACTTTCGCATGGTCATGATAATCGAGAACTAAAGGCGTCACGTAGTGAGGCCGGTGGGCGACCTGGTTCATCACACGAAACAATTTGTTGGAAGAACGCCCTATCACACTGACCCAATATTCATGTTCTACAAGCCATGGCGTTAAAGACGCCAACATGCCTGTGCCACCGACGACAAGAGCTTGTTTCACCGAGTATCCCTGCTGAGAATCTTGGCAGGATTCCCTCCTTTCGATGTATCCATCATTAGCTTCGAACCTCTTTCCCAGTGTACCGACTTCGGAACGAATAAAAAAGAGCAGAAAGTTTTCTTTCTGCTCTTTTGGTGACGAGTCCGCTTAACTAGCACTACGACGTGCCGTTTTCTGTGATGATTCCGGCGAATAGGGATGAAGCGGGAGAATATCCCGTCCGAATGCGGGATTCACAACATCCGCTGCCGACGCGTAAAAGGCTAAAAGTGCCGTAATCAATCCAAGGTATCCTCCAGCTTGAGTTAACGCAGAATGAGTCCATGTACCGACCGCCAAGACGACAAAGGTCAGCCACAAAAACAAGAAGACGAGTTGTAAAGCACGGTTGATCCGGAATGTCGCGATCCACATGTAAAAAGTAAAAATTCCCCACATAAATAGGTACCATCCGACAAATGCCGAAGGCACTGCCGATCCAAAATAGTGGGCAAATAGAGCAAAAGACCACCAAAACGCTCCATATGAAAAGAAGGCCACGGTTCCAAAAGTATTTCCGCGTGGATATTCCAAAATCCCGGCAACCAACTGCGCAGTGCCTCCATAAGCCATGGCCAGAGCAATAACCATGCCTAAACTACGTGCATCAAACCATCCTGCATTAATCATACTCAACATCCACGTCGTAAAGGCGAAACCTGCAAGACCCAATGGTCCAGGATTGGCGAATTTTCCCGTCATCTTTTTCTAGCCCCCAATCATCGTAAATAGACCTGCCTACTGACGAGGTGAAATGCGAAAAGTCTTGCGACTTCTCGCGTTTTTTTCGGATCTCAT
The Sulfobacillus thermosulfidooxidans DNA segment above includes these coding regions:
- a CDS encoding acetate uptake transporter, encoding MTGKFANPGPLGLAGFAFTTWMLSMINAGWFDARSLGMVIALAMAYGGTAQLVAGILEYPRGNTFGTVAFFSYGAFWWSFALFAHYFGSAVPSAFVGWYLFMWGIFTFYMWIATFRINRALQLVFLFLWLTFVVLAVGTWTHSALTQAGGYLGLITALLAFYASAADVVNPAFGRDILPLHPYSPESSQKTARRSAS